A window of Helicobacter pylori genomic DNA:
TTGTTTAGAAAAAATCCCCAATGTGGGTAAAAAATCTGCCTTTAAAATGGCGTATCATTTGGGTTTGGAAAACCCGTTTCTGGCGCTCAAGCTCACGCACGCTTTAGAAAACGCCCTAGAAAACCTTAAAACATGCGCATCTTGCAACGCGCTCAGCGAGAGTGAAATTTGTGAGATTTGCTCTGATGAAAGCAGGCAAAATTCTCAGCTTTGCATGGTTTTACACCCAAGAGATGTGTTTATTTTAGAAGATTTAAAGGACTTTTTAGGGCGCTATCATGTGCTAAATTCCATAGAAAATGTGGATTTTAACGCCCTAGAAAAACGCCTGGTTAAAGAAAAGATTAAAGAAATCATTTTTGCTTTCCCTCCCACTTTGGCGAACGATTCTTTAATGCTTTATATTGAAGATAAATTGCAACACTGCCGCCTCACTTTCACTAAAATCGCTCAAGGCGTGCCTACTGGAGTGAATTTTGAAAACATTGACTTAGTCTCGCTTTCAAGGGCGTTCAATTCAAGGATCAAAGCATGAATTTAAACTTTATGCCCTTATTGCATGCTTATAACCATGCGAGCATTGATTTTCATTTCAATTCTAGCGCTAGGGATTTTTGCGTGCATGAAGTGCCTTTGTATGAATTTAGTAACACGGGCGAACATGCCGTTATTCAAGTGAGGAAAAGCGGTTTAAGCACTTTAGAAATGCTTCAAATTTTTTCTCAAATTTTAGGGGTAAAAATCGCCGAATTGGGTTATGCAGGCCTGAAAGATAAAAACGCGCTAACGACTCAATTTGTCTCACTCCCTAAAAAATACGCTCCTTTATTAGAAAAAAACACGAGCAACTTTCAAGAAAGAAACCTTAAGATTTTATCTTTGAATTACCACCATAATAAGATCAAATTAGGGCATTTAAAGGGGAATCGCTTTTTTATGCGTTTTAAGAAAATGACCCCCCTAAACGCTCACAAAACAGAGCAGGTTTTAGAACAAATCATGCAGTTTGGC
This region includes:
- the recR gene encoding recombination mediator RecR, with translation MNTYKNSLNHFLNLVDCLEKIPNVGKKSAFKMAYHLGLENPFLALKLTHALENALENLKTCASCNALSESEICEICSDESRQNSQLCMVLHPRDVFILEDLKDFLGRYHVLNSIENVDFNALEKRLVKEKIKEIIFAFPPTLANDSLMLYIEDKLQHCRLTFTKIAQGVPTGVNFENIDLVSLSRAFNSRIKA